From one Candidatus Tanganyikabacteria bacterium genomic stretch:
- the rsgA gene encoding ribosome small subunit-dependent GTPase A — MSGRLAALAAGDPVCRPVVGDWVAHTPGGGSGAVVIRDVLPRQTVFSRKAATAVTAVQVVAANLTTLFLVVSADAGFNLRRLERYLVQAVESGAAPVVVLNKADLARDMDTLLAQLREVAPGFPIHAVSATHGDGLTGLAPYLGPGQTVALLGSSGVGKSTLVNAIAGADLRRTAAVREDDRRGRHTTTDRRLLRLPAGALLLDTPGMRELALWADADTVDEAFPDIVALSAGCRFTDCAHGAEPGCAVKGAVEAGSLPPRRLQSYRKLAAEAARLALRRAARPGQGPGGPPAPAG, encoded by the coding sequence ATGTCCGGCCGCCTGGCCGCCCTGGCTGCCGGTGATCCGGTGTGCCGGCCCGTGGTCGGGGACTGGGTCGCCCATACTCCCGGGGGCGGTTCCGGAGCGGTGGTCATCCGCGACGTCCTGCCCCGGCAGACCGTGTTCTCGCGCAAGGCGGCCACGGCCGTCACGGCGGTGCAGGTCGTGGCCGCGAACCTGACGACCCTGTTCCTGGTCGTTTCGGCCGATGCGGGCTTCAACCTGCGCAGGCTGGAGCGCTACCTGGTGCAAGCCGTCGAGAGTGGCGCCGCGCCCGTCGTCGTGCTCAACAAGGCCGATCTGGCGCGCGATATGGACACGTTGCTGGCGCAGCTCCGGGAAGTCGCTCCGGGCTTCCCGATCCACGCGGTGAGCGCGACGCACGGGGACGGTCTGACCGGGCTGGCACCTTACCTCGGCCCGGGGCAGACCGTGGCCCTGCTGGGGTCGTCGGGCGTCGGCAAGTCCACGCTCGTCAACGCGATCGCCGGCGCCGACCTGCGCCGCACGGCCGCGGTGCGCGAGGACGATCGGCGTGGCCGGCACACCACCACCGATCGCCGCCTGCTGCGCCTCCCGGCCGGCGCCCTGCTCCTGGACACTCCCGGCATGCGCGAGCTGGCGCTGTGGGCCGACGCGGACACCGTTGACGAAGCATTCCCGGACATCGTGGCGCTGTCTGCCGGGTGCCGGTTCACCGACTGCGCGCATGGGGCCGAACCCGGGTGCGCGGTGAAGGGGGCCGTCGAGGCCGGGAGCCTGCCGCCCAGGCGGCTCCAGAGCTACCGCAAGCTGGCCGCCGAGGCGGCGCGGCTCGCACTGCGCCGGGCGGCCAGGCCCGGACAGGGGCCGGGTGGCCCGCCGGCCCCGGCCGG